From Pseudoalteromonas piratica:
ACTTCTATTAGAACTGCGCTGTTAAGTTGATTTGAAACATATCGTAATCAAAATCGCTATCAAGGTTTGTACCGTAACTACCCGATAAAGCCCAGTTGGTATTAAAGTAATAACGTCCACCAATTTGCACATCATCAGACTTATTAACTGATGCAAATACTGATAAACCTTTATTAAAATAGTAGTTTGAACCTAATGACCAATAGTCAAAATCACCCGCATCTAAATCAAGATTTACCGTTAAATAACGACCCTGACTAAGCTCTGCATAATATTTGGTATCTAAGCTAAAGAAATCAAATTCCTCATCAACTGATGCAGTAAAGCCAACATAATCCGTCGTGTTTAGGCTTAAATTGTACTGTGCCGTTGCATAAAAACTACCATCAATGCCTCGCGCATCCGAATCACGGTAGTGAATGCGTGCAATTAAATCGGGTGTAAATAAGTAACCAAATGATGCCTCGTAATAGTCTACATCACCCCAATCTGAATCTGCATTATTGTAGCTAGCACCCGCTACAAAATTGTTGAAGAAATATTCACCGCGAACACCTATTGTATCCGTGTAATCATTGTCGCTGTAAGACGCACCGATATTCGACTTGGTATTGATATAAGAAAATTCATTGTATGGACCAAGTGCTTTTCGCGCATCAAAATAATATAAGGTTTCTAGGTGAAACAGGTTGTCTTCTTCAACGTCAGCATAAGCAGCGTGACTAATAGATTGATACTCATTTGCGCACGTTGCAAAAGATGAAAGGGAAATTAAGGTCGCCAATAATGTTTTATTCATGCTACTTTCCTTGTGTAGTTGTTGTCTCGACGGCGGCTATTATAAAAAGCCTTATTTATTGAACAACCACGGGTTTATTCACATAAAATCAATAGTATGAATGTTCTAATCATTATTTATTAAAAAATAGCCCAATTTCACCTCTAATTTACAATTAATCTGTATTTTTCATTTCTTTAAGGGTTATCTCTTACAGTGCTTTAGGATAAAACCACACATTTAAAAATGAAAAAGGGAAGCCGAAACTTCCCTCTTAACGTTTGTTTTTACAGCGTATTTACAAAGGTACGTGTAACACGCCTTCCATTATTACGCGTGCACTTCGGCTCATACTAGCAAACTCTGCTTGCCAGCCAGCGTCAGTTTCAGCTGTTTTTGCGCCGACTTTCATGGTGCCTGATGGATGACCAAAATTCACATCAGAAATGTCACCGCCACCAGCGGCTAAATTAACTAATGAGCCTTTTGTCACAGCAGCGCACGCAATCGCAACTGCTGCTGTGCCCATCATTGCATGATGCAGTTTACCCATTGAAAGCGCACGGACATTTAAATCAATGTTTGCACATTTAACCATATCGCCGCTTGAGCTAATGTAGTCTTGCGAGGGTGAAACAAACGCAATTTTAGGTGTATGTTGGCGCGTTTTCGCTTCACTTGGGTCACTAATTAGCCCCATTTTAAGCGCTCCTGCGATTCTAAGCTTTTCAAAAAAAGCCAGCTTGTCACTATCGCCATTAATGTCTTCTTGCAGCTCCACACCACTGTAGTTAATGTCATGACTATTAACAAAAATGGTGGGAATACCCGCGTTAATCATGGTTGCTGGAATATCCCCTAAGTCGTCAACCGTTAACGTATCGACCAAATTCCCGGTTGGGAACATGTTTTCGCCCACTGGGGATGGCGCAAGGAATTGCACTTTAATTTCGCTGCTTGCAAATGCGACACCATCAAGTTTGAAGTCACCAAATTCGTTTACTTCACCGTCTTTGATGGGTACTTGCACCACCAGCGTTTTTTCGATGTTTTTTTGCCAAATACGCACTTCAACAGCGCCATTTTGAGGAATACGCGACGCATCCACTAACCCATTGTTAATGGCAAATGCGCCTACGGCGGCTGTTAAGTTCCCGCAGTTCCCACTCCAATCAACACTTGGTTTATCGATTGCAACTTGGCCAAATAAGTAATCAACATCGTGGTCCGCTTTATCGCTTTTAGCGACAATTACCGTTTTACTGGTGCTGGACGTTGCACCGCCCATACCATCGATTTGCTTCTCGTAAGGATCTGGGCTGCCAATCACACGCATTAGTAACTTATCGCGAAATTCGCCAGGCGCTTGTGCTTCAAGCGGTAAATCACTGAGCTTAAAAAACACCCCTTTACTGGTGCCGCCACGCATATAAGTTGCTGGAACTTTATATTTTGTTGTCATAGTGAGATATAGCAGCGATTAACTCGCTGCTGTCTCCGCTAAAAAGTCTTGTGCAAAGCGCTGTAAAACACCACCCGCACTGTAAATAGAGACTTCTTCCGCAGTATCTAAACGACAGGTAACCGGCACCTCTACCA
This genomic window contains:
- a CDS encoding putative porin, which encodes MNKTLLATLISLSSFATCANEYQSISHAAYADVEEDNLFHLETLYYFDARKALGPYNEFSYINTKSNIGASYSDNDYTDTIGVRGEYFFNNFVAGASYNNADSDWGDVDYYEASFGYLFTPDLIARIHYRDSDARGIDGSFYATAQYNLSLNTTDYVGFTASVDEEFDFFSLDTKYYAELSQGRYLTVNLDLDAGDFDYWSLGSNYYFNKGLSVFASVNKSDDVQIGGRYYFNTNWALSGSYGTNLDSDFDYDMFQINLTAQF
- the prpF gene encoding 2-methylaconitate cis-trans isomerase PrpF, which gives rise to MTTKYKVPATYMRGGTSKGVFFKLSDLPLEAQAPGEFRDKLLMRVIGSPDPYEKQIDGMGGATSSTSKTVIVAKSDKADHDVDYLFGQVAIDKPSVDWSGNCGNLTAAVGAFAINNGLVDASRIPQNGAVEVRIWQKNIEKTLVVQVPIKDGEVNEFGDFKLDGVAFASSEIKVQFLAPSPVGENMFPTGNLVDTLTVDDLGDIPATMINAGIPTIFVNSHDINYSGVELQEDINGDSDKLAFFEKLRIAGALKMGLISDPSEAKTRQHTPKIAFVSPSQDYISSSGDMVKCANIDLNVRALSMGKLHHAMMGTAAVAIACAAVTKGSLVNLAAGGGDISDVNFGHPSGTMKVGAKTAETDAGWQAEFASMSRSARVIMEGVLHVPL